A DNA window from Chiroxiphia lanceolata isolate bChiLan1 chromosome 6, bChiLan1.pri, whole genome shotgun sequence contains the following coding sequences:
- the LRRC56 gene encoding leucine-rich repeat-containing protein 56 isoform X3 has product MACCGLSDLDGISSCSSLKELYIAYNNISELSQLTWLDHLEVLDLEGNNIEDIDQMQYLRLCCKLSHLTVEGNLICLKPNAESAEEPGYNYRAEVKKLIPHLKYLDKIPASQTVPLPSKKMYEDCLIIKDSIKEGGLAGDISWLDPYLGTVARQSGCGPRPPTASRPGNAQWSANVGRFSNAHLLYGSRPLPDPAVSDMLFSEDDSSDLTHGLSQVICGNPTKALRERRQKLGPPAVSPLKLSSLRTENVYGSGGGKDVHQENVSSELRVWREQQKRCLQTGQQEQASEASKVILNHEEEGENCSLTDSSEDELRKAYDEDLIERISLDSSCHSSLSKSSSGSSQIQEGAVFSKPSPCLIPSPPKSPSPASLMSVAARSWKTRNHRVRCLKIPSQEEDRQCTQLCQSRAHKENSAQPLDEELAFLNLHKMLSASGSQGQHQPAGCTSQQRPIPGPTAVGSTRIRPIMDERPSGEINHQHPAVCSSTKASERFGPTHASWPLTARAVLEPLPDSTTATTSQNRSPQS; this is encoded by the exons ATGGCTTGCTGTGGGCTCTCGGATTTAGATGGGAtctcttcctgcagctctctAAAA GAACTCTACATAGCCTATAACAATATCTCTGAGCTGAGCCAGCTGACCTGGCTAGATCACCTCGAGGTTTTGGACCTGGAAGGGAACAATATTGAGGACATCGACCAGATGCAGTACTTGAGACTTTGTTGCAAGCTAAGCCACCTGACAGTGGAGGGCAACCTTATTTGCCTGAAGCCAAATGCAGAATCTGCAGAG GAACCAGGTTATAATTACAGAGCAGAAGTAAAAAAACTTATTCCCCACTTGAAGTATTTGGACAAAATACCAGCAAGCCAGACTGTTCCACTTCCTTCCAAGAAGATGTACGAAGATTGTCTAATCATCAAGGACTCCATTAAGGAAGGTGGTTTAGCTGGAGACATTTCGTGGTTAG ATCCGTATCTTGGGACAGTAGCAAGGCAGTCTGGATGTGGCCCAAGACCCCCAACAGCTTCCAGACCTGGAAATGCACAGTGGTCTGCCAATGTAGGGAGATTTAGCAATGCCCACCTCTTATATGGTAGCCGTCCTCTTCCAGATCCTGCTGTTTCTGATATGCTGTTCTCAGAAGATGACTCCAGTGATTTGACACATG GACTCAGTCAAGTTATATGTGGGAACCCCACCAAGGCCCTTCGTGAAAGGAGGCAAAAACTAGGT CCACCTGCAGTGAGCCCTTTGAAACTGAGCAGTCTGAGGACAGAAAACGTTTATGgctctggaggaggaaaagatgTGCACCAGGAAAATGTGTCTTCTGAACTGAGAGTatggagagagcagcagaagaG GTGCCTGCAAACAGGTCAGCAAGAACAAGCCAGCGAAGCATCAAAGGTAATTCTTAATCATGAGGAAGAGGGTGAAAACTGCAGCCTGACTGACAGCTCTGAAGATGAGTTGAGGAAGGCCTATGATGAGGACCTCATTGAAAGGATTTCGCTTGATTCTTCTTGCCACTCCAGTCTCTCCAAGTCTTCCTCAG GTTCATCACAGATTCAGGAGGGTGCAGTATTCTCCAAGCCAAGCCCTTGTTTAATTCCATCCCCTCCAAAAAGCCCTTCACCTGCATCTTTAATGAGTGTTGCAGCAAGATCCTGGAAAACAAGAAACCACAGGGTAAGATGCCTAAAAATACCCAGCCAAGAGGAGGACAGGCAGTGTACACAGCTGTGCCAGTCAAGGGCTCATAAAGAAAATTCAGCCCAGCCTCTGGACGAAGAACTTGCTTTCCTGAACCTGCACAAGATGCTGTCTGCCTCTGGATCCCAAGGGCAGCACCAGCCTGCTGGCTGCACCAGCCAGCAAAGGCCTATTCCAGGACCAACAGCTGTTGGATCAACAAGGATCAG gcCCATCATGGATGAGAGACCTTCTGGAGAGATCAACCACCAGCATCCAGCTGTCTGCTCATCCACGAAAGCTTCAGAGAGGTTTGGGCCAACACATGCTTCTTGGCCCCTGactgccagagctgtgctggagccacTGCCAGACAGTACCACTGCCACAACATCTCAGAACAGAAGTCCTCAGTCCTAG